In the genome of Methanopyrus kandleri AV19, one region contains:
- a CDS encoding DUF169 domain-containing protein, whose product MPICVEEPERIREAAESLMETLDLDLYPVAMKLYLSEGDVPDDYERVGEECRHCEFVMTVARGEMDNIYATPEEQACKGGSAAIGLDDIPDPVRTGKFYYEGLGQHATLSASKRTVELVPKAFDGEGVFEAITYEKATGVEVVPDVILVVCKPKEAMKIAQAYLYPEGGRVYSDFSGIQSLCGDGVGKIMKEGGINFTLGCNGSRAYAKVPDECLIVAMSTKAFVVVGHSVTEIP is encoded by the coding sequence ATGCCCATCTGCGTCGAGGAACCCGAGAGGATCCGCGAGGCCGCCGAATCACTCATGGAGACCCTAGACCTCGACTTGTATCCCGTGGCAATGAAGCTGTATCTCAGCGAGGGAGACGTTCCTGACGACTACGAGCGGGTGGGGGAGGAGTGCCGTCATTGCGAGTTCGTGATGACGGTGGCTCGTGGTGAGATGGACAATATCTACGCGACCCCGGAGGAGCAGGCGTGCAAGGGCGGGTCTGCCGCCATAGGACTCGACGACATCCCGGATCCCGTGCGGACGGGTAAGTTCTACTACGAGGGACTCGGGCAGCACGCTACACTCTCGGCTTCCAAACGCACGGTCGAGCTGGTACCGAAGGCCTTCGACGGGGAGGGCGTGTTCGAGGCGATCACCTACGAGAAGGCCACCGGCGTCGAAGTGGTACCGGACGTCATCCTAGTGGTATGCAAACCGAAGGAGGCTATGAAAATAGCCCAGGCGTACCTGTACCCGGAAGGTGGTAGGGTGTACTCCGATTTCTCCGGCATCCAGTCCCTGTGCGGGGATGGAGTGGGCAAGATCATGAAGGAAGGCGGCATTAACTTCACGCTCGGATGCAACGGTTCGCGTGCTTACGCGAAGGTCCCGGATGAGTGCCTGATAGTGGCGATGTCTACGAAGGCGTTCGTCGTGGTGGGTCACTCAGTGACCGAGATCCCGTAG
- a CDS encoding helix-turn-helix domain-containing protein, with amino-acid sequence MRPFLRPIVVELVQGTAELRPERVLSCVFGIKEDEAELYLKLLENSEEAPFTVEDVAEIINRSRSTAQKMLQSLVRVGMVERERETLPGGGRRYLYRPAPWEKVKELGLENLRIVCEEIERWFREFTPH; translated from the coding sequence TTGAGACCCTTCTTGAGGCCCATCGTGGTGGAACTGGTCCAGGGGACGGCCGAGCTCCGACCGGAACGCGTGCTCTCGTGTGTTTTCGGTATCAAGGAAGACGAGGCGGAGCTGTACTTAAAACTGCTCGAAAACTCGGAGGAAGCACCCTTCACCGTCGAGGATGTAGCCGAGATCATCAACAGGAGCAGGAGCACGGCTCAGAAGATGTTACAAAGCCTCGTCCGGGTAGGGATGGTAGAGCGGGAGCGCGAGACGTTACCCGGAGGCGGTAGACGTTATTTGTACCGCCCCGCACCATGGGAGAAAGTAAAAGAACTCGGGCTCGAGAACCTCAGGATAGTCTGTGAGGAGATCGAGAGGTGGTTTCGGGAGTTCACACCGCACTGA
- a CDS encoding nucleic acid-binding protein, with translation MSEERRPFKAEKVETRDGEILLRCPRCDALFRDQKSYSRHVNKSHLYKKNRPKRILKKMKRRGDVLVQD, from the coding sequence ATGTCCGAGGAGAGGAGACCGTTCAAAGCCGAGAAAGTCGAGACTAGGGACGGGGAGATACTCCTCAGATGCCCACGCTGCGATGCGTTGTTCCGCGACCAGAAGTCGTACTCTAGGCACGTGAACAAGTCCCATTTGTACAAGAAGAACCGCCCGAAGCGGATACTCAAGAAGATGAAGCGTCGCGGGGACGTGTTAGTTCAGGATTGA
- a CDS encoding adenylyltransferase/cytidyltransferase family protein, translated as MGKRVLAGGVFDILHPGHVAFLEEARKIAGKNGELVVVVARDETVRRLKRTPIVPEEQRVRMVSALKPVDRAILGHPRDFSITLKTVKPDVVVLGPDQDIDEKEVERWAERAGVDCEVRRIEKYERCPLDSTIKIVKRVIELWKRGELRV; from the coding sequence GTGGGTAAGCGCGTGCTGGCGGGAGGTGTGTTCGATATCCTTCACCCCGGACACGTCGCGTTCCTCGAGGAAGCCAGGAAAATAGCCGGAAAGAACGGCGAGCTCGTGGTTGTGGTCGCCCGAGACGAAACCGTGCGACGCCTGAAGAGGACCCCGATCGTGCCGGAGGAACAGCGTGTACGGATGGTTTCGGCGCTGAAACCCGTTGATCGAGCGATCTTAGGCCATCCACGGGACTTCTCCATCACCCTGAAGACGGTGAAACCGGATGTCGTCGTTCTGGGACCCGATCAGGACATCGATGAGAAGGAAGTCGAACGTTGGGCTGAACGCGCCGGTGTTGATTGCGAGGTTCGTCGGATCGAGAAGTACGAACGGTGCCCGTTGGACAGTACCATAAAGATCGTGAAGCGCGTGATCGAGCTGTGGAAGCGTGGTGAGTTACGTGTGTAG
- a CDS encoding methanogenesis marker 5 protein translates to MARVFIHPPNSLILHDLVERFGHEPLSLPKEISKRVRDPEIDSPPMNVTPQDAKRGLKYAAVEVPSGVRGRLALIGPLIEKADAAIVVTGIEDFSFGCLGCDRTNEFVTYLVRRQGIPVLELEYPKSEEEAKAFVREIRDFLESL, encoded by the coding sequence TTGGCCCGGGTGTTCATTCACCCGCCTAACAGTCTGATTCTCCACGATCTGGTCGAGAGGTTCGGGCACGAGCCACTCTCACTGCCGAAAGAGATAAGCAAACGAGTGCGAGACCCAGAGATCGACTCACCCCCGATGAACGTAACCCCTCAGGACGCGAAGCGAGGTCTGAAGTACGCGGCCGTGGAGGTCCCTTCGGGTGTCAGGGGCAGGCTGGCCCTGATCGGTCCACTCATAGAGAAGGCCGACGCCGCCATCGTAGTCACAGGCATCGAGGACTTCTCCTTCGGCTGCCTAGGCTGCGACAGAACGAACGAGTTCGTGACGTACCTAGTTCGACGCCAAGGCATACCGGTGCTGGAGCTGGAGTACCCGAAATCGGAGGAAGAAGCGAAAGCGTTCGTCCGTGAAATCCGAGACTTCTTGGAGTCGTTGTAG
- a CDS encoding methanogenesis marker 15 protein has product MAVQIAQLSCGTEYSGVQPEIERAAERVGAEIVLPEVDIDIVEEACEEVGYTPKSANLKVLLARAYALANGYAEADAAIILTCFRCAEGALVRSEARRYLQENTDLPVVTYSFTEDLDASELLTRMEALVTIVERKGLLARKRQEGLTLGIDSGSTTTKAVVMEDDEVIGTGWVRTTKVVESAEKAVERALEEAGYELDDIEAIGVTGYGRYTLGRHFDADLVQEELTVNSKGTVYLGDKQEGGATVIDVGGMDNKAITVWDGIPDNFTMGGVCAGASGRFLEVAADRIGVDLDKFGKLALEGDPEAVRLDSYCIVFGIQDLVTALAEGADPEDAAAAACRSVAEQIYEQQLQEIDIREPVFFVGGTSLVDGMVKALEDVIGVEVVVPEYPQYIGAVGAALLASNYV; this is encoded by the coding sequence TTGGCCGTCCAGATCGCTCAGCTCTCGTGTGGCACGGAGTATAGCGGTGTCCAACCCGAGATAGAGCGTGCGGCCGAACGAGTCGGGGCCGAGATCGTACTCCCCGAGGTAGACATCGATATTGTAGAGGAAGCCTGCGAGGAGGTCGGGTACACTCCGAAGAGTGCGAACCTGAAAGTCCTTCTCGCCCGCGCTTACGCGCTGGCCAACGGATACGCGGAGGCCGACGCCGCGATCATCCTGACGTGCTTCAGGTGCGCCGAGGGAGCTCTCGTGCGTAGCGAGGCCCGACGGTACCTTCAGGAGAACACGGATCTCCCAGTCGTCACCTACTCGTTCACTGAGGACCTCGACGCCAGCGAGTTACTCACGCGGATGGAGGCACTAGTCACGATAGTGGAGCGGAAGGGGCTACTGGCCCGGAAGAGGCAGGAGGGACTCACCCTCGGTATCGACTCCGGTTCCACCACCACGAAGGCCGTGGTGATGGAGGACGACGAGGTGATCGGAACCGGATGGGTACGGACCACGAAGGTGGTCGAATCCGCGGAAAAGGCCGTAGAAAGAGCGTTAGAAGAGGCCGGGTACGAGCTCGACGACATCGAGGCGATAGGCGTGACCGGGTACGGTAGGTACACCCTCGGCCGCCACTTCGACGCTGACCTGGTGCAAGAGGAGCTCACGGTTAACTCCAAGGGAACGGTGTACCTGGGTGACAAGCAGGAGGGCGGCGCGACCGTGATCGACGTCGGCGGGATGGACAACAAGGCGATCACCGTTTGGGACGGGATTCCGGATAACTTCACGATGGGCGGCGTGTGCGCGGGAGCGTCGGGTCGCTTCCTCGAGGTGGCCGCGGACCGTATCGGCGTGGACCTGGACAAGTTCGGTAAGCTCGCGCTAGAGGGAGATCCCGAAGCCGTGCGTCTGGACAGTTACTGCATCGTGTTCGGGATCCAGGACCTGGTGACCGCGTTGGCTGAGGGTGCGGATCCCGAGGACGCCGCCGCTGCCGCATGTCGGAGCGTCGCCGAACAGATCTACGAGCAGCAGCTCCAAGAGATCGACATCCGAGAGCCGGTGTTCTTCGTGGGAGGAACCTCGCTGGTCGACGGCATGGTGAAGGCCTTAGAGGACGTGATCGGCGTCGAAGTAGTCGTGCCCGAATATCCCCAGTACATCGGGGCCGTCGGTGCCGCCCTCCTGGCCTCCAACTACGTGTGA